In Mytilus trossulus isolate FHL-02 chromosome 6, PNRI_Mtr1.1.1.hap1, whole genome shotgun sequence, a single window of DNA contains:
- the LOC134720653 gene encoding ubiquitin carboxyl-terminal hydrolase 25-like isoform X1, whose amino-acid sequence MTVKQPPLPQPCHSQGRKQDELLTVCNQIKEITGIHDEKVIKRAIDACQDENGQFNVENVVAMLVAEDSHVTNSPPKKSTVNPLPPRTTAADTLDAKGKPGTDTTATQSTETQSTSTNKSQGVIDLTTETNESDELQKAIAASLQDTQGILGGQVSKEEQDISRVLEQSLIESKAGTKRKRGDIWFVDPLNPHERKRLEECPVGLKNVGNTCWFSAVIQSLFNLRRFRHLVLNFKLPKDPAQQETRNVRFMCELRRLFALMVGSKRKYVDPSKAVDILKEAFAATAATGVGDSQQDVSEFQHKLLEWLEDAFKTTFRPPSPETGAGESGETKNPMVELFYGQYRAEGVNEGKGFSNDENFGQFPLQVNGFRDIHESLEAATAHGAIETVSNDTTQQSGQELWFTKLPPVLTYELSRFQFNQQLGRPEKIHNKIEFPQVIYMDRYMIGNKLETRQRREQVKKLREELSVLYSKLDKFNHYGSGSKKVPLQDVLSYALEFAQSKPETQCLSLDVEMESPKPHTSMVTDTPTDVPMTSTSPLSSSPAKKIATPIKPHRTNVLISNPSPKHVEDSELKVLQECLRRWRTEVEQDVRGLQENINSLEEAINRQYGDEAMRKCPYHLHAVLVHEGQAASGHYWAYIWSLTKWLKFNDISVTDASWDDLVKESVGGFHNASAYCLMYVDKSKLEAEEESCDNDVLPDDLKEQVLEDNNKFDQEIDDWDKEQARKALGAGDGDCTITGETKPGPSTSSVATQTQVPSNKNFNQEVTLAVTHAFLSANETYQAANTALGQEPIQFDGPAVLTIVIENELQRLDQIVKQLPKLLPKDDQRLLHPVIYLKACHAPRDVVHKFMLEQFSLCTLLTQNDKCKRLLLSATAELKQRQKGLEKDEIMILWHDRFHQFRKIVYFFVKGLLLYNDEKYDKALPYLVHTYTLNTALKNQVTVDMGCLSVSLLGFYRRQCLLHMNDMLTHQFENLEDITETMGIMNNYIVPCLPCLLQSGYTDDQSAAEEIREKWCSFLGQEIGGMSPSKAKKVEMLQDLLSKLFEPPGDTSVTRIPAVMHAELKTLYNEFQRLMDIADEGGYLEKAFQSK is encoded by the exons GGTAGAAAGCAGGATGAACTTTTGACAGTGTGTAACCAGATTAAGGAAATTACAGGAATACATGATGAAAAAGTGATAAAGAGAGCCATTGATGCTTGTCAAGATGAAAATGGACaatttaatgtagaaaatgtggTGGCAATGTTAGTGGCTGAAGACAGCCACGTAACCAACAGTCCTcctaaaaaa TCAACTGTGAATCCGTTACCTCCTAGGACAACAGCTGCAGATACACTAGATGCTAAAGGGAAACCAGGCACTGATACTACTGCTACACAGTCAACAGAAACACAGTCAACCAGTACAAATaaaagtcaag GTGTAATAGACTTGACAACAGAAACAAATGAAAGTGACGAATTACAGAAAGCTATAGCTGCCAGTCTTCAAGATACACAGGGAATTCTGGGAGGTCAGGTGTCGAAGGAAGAACAAGATATTAGCAG AGTGTTAGAACAAAGTTTGATAGAAAGTAAAGCTGGGACTAAAAGGAAGAGAGGTGATATATGGTTTGTTGATCCACTTAATCCACATGAAAGGAAGAGGCTAGAAGAATGTCCTGTTGGTTTAAAGAATGTCGGAAATACGTGTTGGTTTAGTGCTGTAATACAG TCTTTATTTAATCTTAGAAGATTTCGACATTTGGTGCTTAACTTCAAACTACCTAAAGATCCTGCACAG CAGGAGACAAGAAATGTGAGATTTATGTGTGAACTCCGACGTTTGTTTGCATTAATGGTTGGTTCTAAGAGAAAATATGTAGATCCTTCTAAAGCTGTAGATATTCTTAAAGAAGCCTTTGCTGCTACAGCAGCTACTGGTGTGGGAGACAGTCAACAG GATGTCAGTGAATTCCAGCACAAGTTATTAGAATGGTTAGAAGATGCATTTAAAACAACATTCAGACCTCCATCCCCTGAAACAGG GGCTGGAGAATCTGGAGaaacaaaaaatccaatggTAGAGTTATTTTATGGCCAATATAGAGCTGAGGGTGTCAATGAAG GTAAAGGTTTTAGCAATGATGAGAATTTTGGTCAGTTTCCATTACAAGTAAATGGTTTTCGTGACATCCATGAGAGTTTGGAGGCTGCCACAGCACATGGAGCTATAGAAACAGTCAGTAATGATACTACACAGCAATCAGGTCAAGAG TTGTGGTTTACTAAACTTCCTCCAGTGTTGACCTATGAACTTTCCAGGTTTCAGTTTAACCAACAACTTGGACGCCCTGAAaaaattcacaacaaaataGAATTTCCTCAAGTGATATATATGGATAG atataTGATTGGTAATAAATTAGAAACCAGGCAACGAAGAGAACAAGTGAAGAAATTACGAGAGGAATTATCTGTGTTGTATTCCAAGTTAGATAA ATTTAACCATTATGGCAGTGGTAGTAAGAAAGTTCCTCTTCAAGATGTTTTATCCTATGCTTTAGAGTTTGCCCAGAGTAAACCTGAAACCCAGTGTCTTTCATTAGATGTAGAAATGGAATCTCCTAAACCTCATACTAG TATGGTAACCGATACACCGACAGATGTTCCTATGACATCAACATCACCCCTGTCATCATCACCAGCCAAAAAAATAGCCACACCCATCAAACCTCATCGGACAAATGTCTTAATTAGTAACCCTTCACCTAAACATGTAGAAGATTCAGAATTAAAAGTTTTACAAGAATGTTTGCGGAGATGGCGAACTGAAGTAGAACAGGATGTAAGAG GATtacaagaaaacataaattcCTTAGAAGAAGCTATAAATAGACAGTATGGTGATGAGGCCATGAGAAAG tgtcCTTATCATTTACATGCTGTACTCGTCCATGAAGGACAGGCTGCTTCAGGACATTACTGGGCATATATTTGGTCGTTAACAAAATGGTTGAAATTTAATGACATATCAGTTACTGATGCATCTTGGGACGATTTAGTGAAAGAAAGTGTGGGTGGATTTCATAACGCTAGTGCTTATTGTTTAATGTATGTGGATAAATCAAAATTAGAGGCAGAAG AAGAAAGCTGTGATAATGATGTTCTACCTGATGACTTAAAGGAACAGGTGTTAGAGGACAATAATAAGTTTGACCAGGAAATAGACGACTGGGACAAGGAACAGGCCAGAAAAGCTCTAGGTGCTGGTGATGGGGATTGTACTATAACTGGGGAGACAAAACCTG GTCCCAGTACCAGTTCAGTAGCGACACAGACTCAGGTTCCTAGCAATAAAAATTTTAACCAGGAAGTAACATTAGCTGTGACTCATGCTTTTTTATCAGCGAATGAAACATACCAGGCTGCAAACACAGCCTTAGGTCAGGAACCCATTCAGTTTGATGGCCCAGCTGTTCTTACAATT GTGATAGAAAATGAACTGCAAAGACTTGATCAAATAGTAAAACAGTTACCCAAGTTGTTACCTAAAGATGATCAACGATTATTGCATCCTGTGATTTACCTTAAAGCATGCCATGCCCCGAGGGACGTGGTACACAAATTTATGCTGGAACAGTTTTCCCTTTGTACACTTTTAACACAAAATGATAA atgtaAAAGATTATTACTTTCAGCGACTGCAGAACTTAAACAAAGACAGAAAGGTTTAGAAAAAGATGAAATCATGATTTTG tGGCATGACAGATTTCACCAGTTTAGGAAAATAGTTTATTTCTTTGTAAAaggattattattatataatgaCGAAAA ATATGATAAAGCTCTCCCTTATTTGGTTCATACATATACTCTTAATACAGCTCTTAAAAATCAAGTGACAGTCGATATGGGATGTTTATCTGTTAGTTTATTAGGATTTTATAGAAGACAGTGTTTATTG CATATGAACGACATGCTAACTCACCAGTTTGAGAATCTTGAGGACATCACAGAGACGATGGGTATTATGAATAACTACATTGTGCCATGTCTGCCATGTTTACTCCAGTCTGGCTACACTGATGACCAAAGTGCTGCAGAGGAAATCAGAGAAAAATGGTGCTCATTTCTAGGACAAGAAATTGGTGGTATGTCTCCTTCAAAAG cCAAGAAAGTTGAAATGTTACAAGACTTATTATCCAAGTTATTTGAGCCACCAGGTGATACAAGTGTCACAAGAATTCCAGCTGTGATGCATGCAgaacttaaaacattatataatgaATTCCAGAGGTTAATGGACATAGCTGATGAGGGAGGCTACTTAGAAAAAGCATTTCAGAGTAAATGA
- the LOC134720653 gene encoding ubiquitin carboxyl-terminal hydrolase 25-like isoform X2, with protein MTVKQPPLPQPCHSQGRKQDELLTVCNQIKEITGIHDEKVIKRAIDACQDENGQFNVENVVAMLVAEDSHVTNSPPKKSTVNPLPPRTTAADTLDAKGKPGTDTTATQSTETQSTSTNKSQGVIDLTTETNESDELQKAIAASLQDTQGILGGQVSKEEQDISRVLEQSLIESKAGTKRKRGDIWFVDPLNPHERKRLEECPVGLKNVGNTCWFSAVIQSLFNLRRFRHLVLNFKLPKDPAQQETRNVRFMCELRRLFALMVGSKRKYVDPSKAVDILKEAFAATAATGVGDSQQDVSEFQHKLLEWLEDAFKTTFRPPSPETGAGESGETKNPMVELFYGQYRAEGVNEGKGFSNDENFGQFPLQVNGFRDIHESLEAATAHGAIETVSNDTTQQSGQELWFTKLPPVLTYELSRFQFNQQLGRPEKIHNKIEFPQVIYMDRYMIGNKLETRQRREQVKKLREELSVLYSKLDKFNHYGSGSKKVPLQDVLSYALEFAQSKPETQCLSLDVEMESPKPHTSMVTDTPTDVPMTSTSPLSSSPAKKIATPIKPHRTNVLISNPSPKHVEDSELKVLQECLRRWRTEVEQDVRGLQENINSLEEAINRQYGDEAMRKCPYHLHAVLVHEGQAASGHYWAYIWSLTKWLKFNDISVTDASWDDLVKESVGGFHNASAYCLMYVDKSKLEAEEESCDNDVLPDDLKEQVLEDNNKFDQEIDDWDKEQARKALGAGDGDCTITGETKPGPSTSSVATQTQVPSNKNFNQEVTLAVTHAFLSANETYQAANTALGQEPIQFDGPAVLTIVIENELQRLDQIVKQLPKLLPKDDQRLLHPVIYLKACHAPRDVVHKFMLEQFSLCTLLTQNDKCKRLLLSATAELKQRQKGLEKDEIMILWHDRFHQFRKIVYFFVKGLLLYNDEKYDKALPYLVHTYTLNTALKNQVTVDMGCLSVSLLGFYRRQCLLHMNDMLTHQFENLEDITETMGIMNNYIVPCLPCLLQSGYTDDQSAAEEIREKWCSFLGQEIGAKKVEMLQDLLSKLFEPPGDTSVTRIPAVMHAELKTLYNEFQRLMDIADEGGYLEKAFQSK; from the exons GGTAGAAAGCAGGATGAACTTTTGACAGTGTGTAACCAGATTAAGGAAATTACAGGAATACATGATGAAAAAGTGATAAAGAGAGCCATTGATGCTTGTCAAGATGAAAATGGACaatttaatgtagaaaatgtggTGGCAATGTTAGTGGCTGAAGACAGCCACGTAACCAACAGTCCTcctaaaaaa TCAACTGTGAATCCGTTACCTCCTAGGACAACAGCTGCAGATACACTAGATGCTAAAGGGAAACCAGGCACTGATACTACTGCTACACAGTCAACAGAAACACAGTCAACCAGTACAAATaaaagtcaag GTGTAATAGACTTGACAACAGAAACAAATGAAAGTGACGAATTACAGAAAGCTATAGCTGCCAGTCTTCAAGATACACAGGGAATTCTGGGAGGTCAGGTGTCGAAGGAAGAACAAGATATTAGCAG AGTGTTAGAACAAAGTTTGATAGAAAGTAAAGCTGGGACTAAAAGGAAGAGAGGTGATATATGGTTTGTTGATCCACTTAATCCACATGAAAGGAAGAGGCTAGAAGAATGTCCTGTTGGTTTAAAGAATGTCGGAAATACGTGTTGGTTTAGTGCTGTAATACAG TCTTTATTTAATCTTAGAAGATTTCGACATTTGGTGCTTAACTTCAAACTACCTAAAGATCCTGCACAG CAGGAGACAAGAAATGTGAGATTTATGTGTGAACTCCGACGTTTGTTTGCATTAATGGTTGGTTCTAAGAGAAAATATGTAGATCCTTCTAAAGCTGTAGATATTCTTAAAGAAGCCTTTGCTGCTACAGCAGCTACTGGTGTGGGAGACAGTCAACAG GATGTCAGTGAATTCCAGCACAAGTTATTAGAATGGTTAGAAGATGCATTTAAAACAACATTCAGACCTCCATCCCCTGAAACAGG GGCTGGAGAATCTGGAGaaacaaaaaatccaatggTAGAGTTATTTTATGGCCAATATAGAGCTGAGGGTGTCAATGAAG GTAAAGGTTTTAGCAATGATGAGAATTTTGGTCAGTTTCCATTACAAGTAAATGGTTTTCGTGACATCCATGAGAGTTTGGAGGCTGCCACAGCACATGGAGCTATAGAAACAGTCAGTAATGATACTACACAGCAATCAGGTCAAGAG TTGTGGTTTACTAAACTTCCTCCAGTGTTGACCTATGAACTTTCCAGGTTTCAGTTTAACCAACAACTTGGACGCCCTGAAaaaattcacaacaaaataGAATTTCCTCAAGTGATATATATGGATAG atataTGATTGGTAATAAATTAGAAACCAGGCAACGAAGAGAACAAGTGAAGAAATTACGAGAGGAATTATCTGTGTTGTATTCCAAGTTAGATAA ATTTAACCATTATGGCAGTGGTAGTAAGAAAGTTCCTCTTCAAGATGTTTTATCCTATGCTTTAGAGTTTGCCCAGAGTAAACCTGAAACCCAGTGTCTTTCATTAGATGTAGAAATGGAATCTCCTAAACCTCATACTAG TATGGTAACCGATACACCGACAGATGTTCCTATGACATCAACATCACCCCTGTCATCATCACCAGCCAAAAAAATAGCCACACCCATCAAACCTCATCGGACAAATGTCTTAATTAGTAACCCTTCACCTAAACATGTAGAAGATTCAGAATTAAAAGTTTTACAAGAATGTTTGCGGAGATGGCGAACTGAAGTAGAACAGGATGTAAGAG GATtacaagaaaacataaattcCTTAGAAGAAGCTATAAATAGACAGTATGGTGATGAGGCCATGAGAAAG tgtcCTTATCATTTACATGCTGTACTCGTCCATGAAGGACAGGCTGCTTCAGGACATTACTGGGCATATATTTGGTCGTTAACAAAATGGTTGAAATTTAATGACATATCAGTTACTGATGCATCTTGGGACGATTTAGTGAAAGAAAGTGTGGGTGGATTTCATAACGCTAGTGCTTATTGTTTAATGTATGTGGATAAATCAAAATTAGAGGCAGAAG AAGAAAGCTGTGATAATGATGTTCTACCTGATGACTTAAAGGAACAGGTGTTAGAGGACAATAATAAGTTTGACCAGGAAATAGACGACTGGGACAAGGAACAGGCCAGAAAAGCTCTAGGTGCTGGTGATGGGGATTGTACTATAACTGGGGAGACAAAACCTG GTCCCAGTACCAGTTCAGTAGCGACACAGACTCAGGTTCCTAGCAATAAAAATTTTAACCAGGAAGTAACATTAGCTGTGACTCATGCTTTTTTATCAGCGAATGAAACATACCAGGCTGCAAACACAGCCTTAGGTCAGGAACCCATTCAGTTTGATGGCCCAGCTGTTCTTACAATT GTGATAGAAAATGAACTGCAAAGACTTGATCAAATAGTAAAACAGTTACCCAAGTTGTTACCTAAAGATGATCAACGATTATTGCATCCTGTGATTTACCTTAAAGCATGCCATGCCCCGAGGGACGTGGTACACAAATTTATGCTGGAACAGTTTTCCCTTTGTACACTTTTAACACAAAATGATAA atgtaAAAGATTATTACTTTCAGCGACTGCAGAACTTAAACAAAGACAGAAAGGTTTAGAAAAAGATGAAATCATGATTTTG tGGCATGACAGATTTCACCAGTTTAGGAAAATAGTTTATTTCTTTGTAAAaggattattattatataatgaCGAAAA ATATGATAAAGCTCTCCCTTATTTGGTTCATACATATACTCTTAATACAGCTCTTAAAAATCAAGTGACAGTCGATATGGGATGTTTATCTGTTAGTTTATTAGGATTTTATAGAAGACAGTGTTTATTG CATATGAACGACATGCTAACTCACCAGTTTGAGAATCTTGAGGACATCACAGAGACGATGGGTATTATGAATAACTACATTGTGCCATGTCTGCCATGTTTACTCCAGTCTGGCTACACTGATGACCAAAGTGCTGCAGAGGAAATCAGAGAAAAATGGTGCTCATTTCTAGGACAAGAAATTGGTG cCAAGAAAGTTGAAATGTTACAAGACTTATTATCCAAGTTATTTGAGCCACCAGGTGATACAAGTGTCACAAGAATTCCAGCTGTGATGCATGCAgaacttaaaacattatataatgaATTCCAGAGGTTAATGGACATAGCTGATGAGGGAGGCTACTTAGAAAAAGCATTTCAGAGTAAATGA
- the LOC134720653 gene encoding ubiquitin carboxyl-terminal hydrolase 25-like isoform X3, with translation MLVAEDSHVTNSPPKKSTVNPLPPRTTAADTLDAKGKPGTDTTATQSTETQSTSTNKSQGVIDLTTETNESDELQKAIAASLQDTQGILGGQVSKEEQDISRVLEQSLIESKAGTKRKRGDIWFVDPLNPHERKRLEECPVGLKNVGNTCWFSAVIQSLFNLRRFRHLVLNFKLPKDPAQQETRNVRFMCELRRLFALMVGSKRKYVDPSKAVDILKEAFAATAATGVGDSQQDVSEFQHKLLEWLEDAFKTTFRPPSPETGAGESGETKNPMVELFYGQYRAEGVNEGKGFSNDENFGQFPLQVNGFRDIHESLEAATAHGAIETVSNDTTQQSGQELWFTKLPPVLTYELSRFQFNQQLGRPEKIHNKIEFPQVIYMDRYMIGNKLETRQRREQVKKLREELSVLYSKLDKFNHYGSGSKKVPLQDVLSYALEFAQSKPETQCLSLDVEMESPKPHTSMVTDTPTDVPMTSTSPLSSSPAKKIATPIKPHRTNVLISNPSPKHVEDSELKVLQECLRRWRTEVEQDVRGLQENINSLEEAINRQYGDEAMRKCPYHLHAVLVHEGQAASGHYWAYIWSLTKWLKFNDISVTDASWDDLVKESVGGFHNASAYCLMYVDKSKLEAEEESCDNDVLPDDLKEQVLEDNNKFDQEIDDWDKEQARKALGAGDGDCTITGETKPGPSTSSVATQTQVPSNKNFNQEVTLAVTHAFLSANETYQAANTALGQEPIQFDGPAVLTIVIENELQRLDQIVKQLPKLLPKDDQRLLHPVIYLKACHAPRDVVHKFMLEQFSLCTLLTQNDKCKRLLLSATAELKQRQKGLEKDEIMILWHDRFHQFRKIVYFFVKGLLLYNDEKYDKALPYLVHTYTLNTALKNQVTVDMGCLSVSLLGFYRRQCLLHMNDMLTHQFENLEDITETMGIMNNYIVPCLPCLLQSGYTDDQSAAEEIREKWCSFLGQEIGGMSPSKAKKVEMLQDLLSKLFEPPGDTSVTRIPAVMHAELKTLYNEFQRLMDIADEGGYLEKAFQSK, from the exons ATGTTAGTGGCTGAAGACAGCCACGTAACCAACAGTCCTcctaaaaaa TCAACTGTGAATCCGTTACCTCCTAGGACAACAGCTGCAGATACACTAGATGCTAAAGGGAAACCAGGCACTGATACTACTGCTACACAGTCAACAGAAACACAGTCAACCAGTACAAATaaaagtcaag GTGTAATAGACTTGACAACAGAAACAAATGAAAGTGACGAATTACAGAAAGCTATAGCTGCCAGTCTTCAAGATACACAGGGAATTCTGGGAGGTCAGGTGTCGAAGGAAGAACAAGATATTAGCAG AGTGTTAGAACAAAGTTTGATAGAAAGTAAAGCTGGGACTAAAAGGAAGAGAGGTGATATATGGTTTGTTGATCCACTTAATCCACATGAAAGGAAGAGGCTAGAAGAATGTCCTGTTGGTTTAAAGAATGTCGGAAATACGTGTTGGTTTAGTGCTGTAATACAG TCTTTATTTAATCTTAGAAGATTTCGACATTTGGTGCTTAACTTCAAACTACCTAAAGATCCTGCACAG CAGGAGACAAGAAATGTGAGATTTATGTGTGAACTCCGACGTTTGTTTGCATTAATGGTTGGTTCTAAGAGAAAATATGTAGATCCTTCTAAAGCTGTAGATATTCTTAAAGAAGCCTTTGCTGCTACAGCAGCTACTGGTGTGGGAGACAGTCAACAG GATGTCAGTGAATTCCAGCACAAGTTATTAGAATGGTTAGAAGATGCATTTAAAACAACATTCAGACCTCCATCCCCTGAAACAGG GGCTGGAGAATCTGGAGaaacaaaaaatccaatggTAGAGTTATTTTATGGCCAATATAGAGCTGAGGGTGTCAATGAAG GTAAAGGTTTTAGCAATGATGAGAATTTTGGTCAGTTTCCATTACAAGTAAATGGTTTTCGTGACATCCATGAGAGTTTGGAGGCTGCCACAGCACATGGAGCTATAGAAACAGTCAGTAATGATACTACACAGCAATCAGGTCAAGAG TTGTGGTTTACTAAACTTCCTCCAGTGTTGACCTATGAACTTTCCAGGTTTCAGTTTAACCAACAACTTGGACGCCCTGAAaaaattcacaacaaaataGAATTTCCTCAAGTGATATATATGGATAG atataTGATTGGTAATAAATTAGAAACCAGGCAACGAAGAGAACAAGTGAAGAAATTACGAGAGGAATTATCTGTGTTGTATTCCAAGTTAGATAA ATTTAACCATTATGGCAGTGGTAGTAAGAAAGTTCCTCTTCAAGATGTTTTATCCTATGCTTTAGAGTTTGCCCAGAGTAAACCTGAAACCCAGTGTCTTTCATTAGATGTAGAAATGGAATCTCCTAAACCTCATACTAG TATGGTAACCGATACACCGACAGATGTTCCTATGACATCAACATCACCCCTGTCATCATCACCAGCCAAAAAAATAGCCACACCCATCAAACCTCATCGGACAAATGTCTTAATTAGTAACCCTTCACCTAAACATGTAGAAGATTCAGAATTAAAAGTTTTACAAGAATGTTTGCGGAGATGGCGAACTGAAGTAGAACAGGATGTAAGAG GATtacaagaaaacataaattcCTTAGAAGAAGCTATAAATAGACAGTATGGTGATGAGGCCATGAGAAAG tgtcCTTATCATTTACATGCTGTACTCGTCCATGAAGGACAGGCTGCTTCAGGACATTACTGGGCATATATTTGGTCGTTAACAAAATGGTTGAAATTTAATGACATATCAGTTACTGATGCATCTTGGGACGATTTAGTGAAAGAAAGTGTGGGTGGATTTCATAACGCTAGTGCTTATTGTTTAATGTATGTGGATAAATCAAAATTAGAGGCAGAAG AAGAAAGCTGTGATAATGATGTTCTACCTGATGACTTAAAGGAACAGGTGTTAGAGGACAATAATAAGTTTGACCAGGAAATAGACGACTGGGACAAGGAACAGGCCAGAAAAGCTCTAGGTGCTGGTGATGGGGATTGTACTATAACTGGGGAGACAAAACCTG GTCCCAGTACCAGTTCAGTAGCGACACAGACTCAGGTTCCTAGCAATAAAAATTTTAACCAGGAAGTAACATTAGCTGTGACTCATGCTTTTTTATCAGCGAATGAAACATACCAGGCTGCAAACACAGCCTTAGGTCAGGAACCCATTCAGTTTGATGGCCCAGCTGTTCTTACAATT GTGATAGAAAATGAACTGCAAAGACTTGATCAAATAGTAAAACAGTTACCCAAGTTGTTACCTAAAGATGATCAACGATTATTGCATCCTGTGATTTACCTTAAAGCATGCCATGCCCCGAGGGACGTGGTACACAAATTTATGCTGGAACAGTTTTCCCTTTGTACACTTTTAACACAAAATGATAA atgtaAAAGATTATTACTTTCAGCGACTGCAGAACTTAAACAAAGACAGAAAGGTTTAGAAAAAGATGAAATCATGATTTTG tGGCATGACAGATTTCACCAGTTTAGGAAAATAGTTTATTTCTTTGTAAAaggattattattatataatgaCGAAAA ATATGATAAAGCTCTCCCTTATTTGGTTCATACATATACTCTTAATACAGCTCTTAAAAATCAAGTGACAGTCGATATGGGATGTTTATCTGTTAGTTTATTAGGATTTTATAGAAGACAGTGTTTATTG CATATGAACGACATGCTAACTCACCAGTTTGAGAATCTTGAGGACATCACAGAGACGATGGGTATTATGAATAACTACATTGTGCCATGTCTGCCATGTTTACTCCAGTCTGGCTACACTGATGACCAAAGTGCTGCAGAGGAAATCAGAGAAAAATGGTGCTCATTTCTAGGACAAGAAATTGGTGGTATGTCTCCTTCAAAAG cCAAGAAAGTTGAAATGTTACAAGACTTATTATCCAAGTTATTTGAGCCACCAGGTGATACAAGTGTCACAAGAATTCCAGCTGTGATGCATGCAgaacttaaaacattatataatgaATTCCAGAGGTTAATGGACATAGCTGATGAGGGAGGCTACTTAGAAAAAGCATTTCAGAGTAAATGA